One window of Sphingobacteriales bacterium genomic DNA carries:
- a CDS encoding cadherin-like domain-containing protein, producing the protein MQLKNFTIALSCMVLAFLFSNNAFAQNFGIVVGAPTVDCSGGTPTVTFTLSATSTSAYLVDNWNAFLYFNQNAITNPQITFAPGFTGNYGNGVDVLVGITQFNAFWNGAANGQTQSFSTTPTLLVTVTFDIVNNALPTGLLFEIAQTFGTDNSFNEYYLADGSLFGGITLACPAGPCSINSLVAGAQSACVPASNTYTQVVTVNYSNPPAGGNLIVNGQSFPVTSSPQAVILTGLTANGNAVNVTASFSAEPGCTLTTNSLFTAPASCAPVCNISGITAGTQTACVPASNTYTQQVTVTYSNQPASGQLTVNGQNFAITSSPQTVTLTGLTANGNSVSVTASFTADPGCTLTANDLFTAPASCAPVCNISSITAGTQTACDPATNTYTQQVTITFSNPPPVGNLVVSGQSFTIGTSPRTVTITGLAADGNPVNVTASFSVNPGCALTVNGLFTAPANCTPVCNITGLSAGVQTACVPATNTYTQQVTVLYVNPPASGQLTVNGQNFAITGSPQTVTLTGLNANGAGVNVTASFTANPSCSLTNTNVFVAPESCAIVDPCLGVIVNGTATYNCTTNLQLSSTGGSGSYTFTANGNPVNNGDALANGTYTIVATDSNGCSDSTPFTLVVNSLTALSVSYSCVNGLTFNTTGGVGPFLFTADGTPVTNGSFLIDGTYTINGSDSNGCVATTTLSVGCDLCTGVVIDVDASYDCDLGLDVLVNGGTCGGCSFNITANGIAVTSGSFLPNGTYTIVATDVNGCTGTQSGLVVDCISTGCTGVDIEVTATYNCATGLVVSATGGDGEYTFNLESGAVLANGSYTIVATDENGCTGSVGLDVDCISCVGVTIDVTASYDCNSGLSVSASGGTGSFTFMTNGFSVGNGSFLPDGAYIITAFDDNGCAGSATITVSSINLTVSYNCLTGLSISATGGTGSYSFSTTQGSSVGNGTILANGFYQFNAVDGNGCSGNIAGLTVNCGGTGGPCDGVDFLVAATYDCENGLSFTSIGNGTSPYTIIADGTTPVTDGSFLADGTHTFSVTDANGCSGSFPGTVTVDCGITPGPCDGVTISVSATYSCATGLSVSASGGTGPYSFGPLNGTFLPEGVYIISATDANGCSGTTVLTVGNCNQAPVANPDAIVALEGTATVTINVLPNDSDPDGDPISLVSIDGVSPSGAGSVTNFTAGGQVTFAITPGFTGNVVISYTIQDSNGASASSTITVTVQSCDANAGILNNSFNLSCADSLGLGGFDIAATGFNNSAGYSQSYFIVDGAGNILAISASGDLTNIPSGTYSVYAVNYADASAPTFGVGTNIADLLAQSGDACFDVSTPAEAVVLTQVTLDWETFCDPTVDGGFFVRLIANGGFPAYANVGGYGTNLPPYFIPWDPILGAGVLVSGPFPNGLPCFKVDIVSDGFLCTVGDILVCPPEPCVIECTPEAGDMSDELQPVCDGASASVLSVGIEIDVEEVGFYVVHTAPDLGDGDVLAVFAVPFNVTDAVSIALADVPGATTNTVYYVSAIVGQNDFDGDGLPDLGDICTDVSDSTPIVFLNPLLVDIQPICNDDTQEYTLVIAVSGSYPEFDPSALYTVFGDFNGQISESVLVAGYASGSEYFIGVTDDAGCSYTENNLVTCKPTPITLLTFDGKVLAEGNMLNWTTATETDNDFFTLKRSVDGVNFNAIGTVKGVGNSIIANSYEFLDKNAPNGLSYYVLEQTDFDGTTTIASEVITLRRDAAPFGFVDVAPIPTANTLTVSYNTSLGGEVKFVIHDVAGRLISSHIVLAQNGLNNVSFDVSNYSAGVYFITINNGLNVQTTRFVKE; encoded by the coding sequence ATGCAATTAAAAAACTTTACAATTGCCTTGAGTTGCATGGTGCTCGCCTTTTTATTCTCAAATAATGCGTTTGCGCAAAACTTTGGGATTGTAGTCGGCGCTCCTACAGTAGATTGCTCCGGAGGAACACCAACTGTAACATTCACCCTATCGGCAACTTCCACTTCTGCTTATTTAGTAGATAACTGGAATGCCTTTTTGTATTTTAACCAAAATGCAATTACCAACCCGCAAATTACGTTTGCTCCCGGATTTACCGGCAACTATGGTAACGGTGTGGATGTCCTTGTTGGTATTACACAATTTAATGCCTTTTGGAATGGAGCAGCAAACGGACAAACCCAAAGTTTCAGTACCACACCAACACTGTTGGTAACTGTAACATTTGATATTGTTAACAATGCCTTGCCTACCGGGTTATTATTTGAAATTGCTCAAACCTTTGGAACTGACAACAGCTTTAACGAATATTATCTTGCTGATGGTAGTTTGTTTGGAGGTATTACATTGGCTTGTCCGGCAGGGCCATGTTCTATCAACAGTTTGGTTGCCGGTGCTCAAAGCGCATGTGTTCCTGCTTCAAATACTTATACTCAGGTAGTAACTGTTAACTACAGCAACCCGCCTGCAGGTGGAAACTTAATTGTTAATGGTCAAAGCTTTCCTGTTACTTCCAGCCCTCAGGCTGTAATTTTAACAGGTCTGACCGCAAATGGTAATGCAGTTAACGTAACTGCATCCTTCAGCGCAGAACCGGGATGTACTTTAACTACCAACAGTTTGTTTACTGCCCCAGCAAGTTGTGCACCGGTTTGTAATATCAGTGGCATAACTGCAGGTACTCAAACTGCTTGTGTTCCTGCTTCTAATACTTACACACAACAGGTTACAGTAACTTATAGCAACCAGCCTGCAAGTGGTCAGTTAACGGTAAATGGCCAAAACTTTGCCATTACAAGCAGCCCACAAACTGTAACCCTGACCGGTTTGACTGCAAATGGCAACAGTGTCAGTGTAACTGCATCTTTTACAGCTGACCCCGGTTGTACTTTAACTGCCAATGATTTATTTACCGCCCCTGCAAGTTGTGCACCGGTTTGTAATATCAGCAGCATAACTGCAGGAACTCAAACTGCCTGCGATCCTGCAACCAATACTTATACACAACAGGTAACCATTACTTTTAGCAACCCACCTCCGGTAGGGAACTTAGTGGTAAGTGGTCAATCTTTTACTATTGGCACCAGCCCACGCACAGTAACGATAACCGGACTTGCTGCTGACGGAAACCCTGTTAACGTTACAGCCAGTTTTTCGGTGAATCCCGGTTGCGCGCTAACAGTAAATGGTTTGTTTACTGCACCTGCTAACTGTACTCCGGTTTGTAATATTACCGGACTATCTGCAGGAGTTCAAACTGCATGTGTTCCGGCAACCAATACATATACCCAACAGGTTACTGTTCTTTATGTGAACCCACCTGCTTCCGGTCAATTAACTGTTAATGGTCAAAATTTTGCCATCACCGGCAGTCCTCAAACAGTAACCCTTACCGGATTGAACGCAAACGGAGCCGGGGTAAATGTTACCGCCTCTTTTACTGCTAATCCAAGTTGCTCATTGACAAATACGAATGTTTTTGTTGCTCCTGAAAGTTGTGCAATAGTAGATCCATGTTTGGGCGTTATTGTAAATGGTACCGCAACTTATAATTGCACCACTAACTTACAACTCTCATCAACCGGTGGTTCAGGCTCTTATACCTTCACTGCCAACGGCAATCCCGTTAATAATGGCGATGCTTTAGCAAATGGTACCTATACGATTGTTGCAACCGACTCAAACGGTTGTTCAGATTCTACTCCATTCACTTTAGTTGTCAATAGTCTAACCGCATTATCAGTTTCATATAGCTGTGTAAACGGACTAACATTTAATACAACAGGTGGTGTCGGCCCATTCTTATTCACCGCAGATGGAACACCGGTAACTAATGGAAGTTTCTTAATTGATGGCACCTATACCATTAATGGTTCTGATTCCAATGGTTGTGTTGCTACCACTACTCTAAGCGTTGGATGTGACCTGTGTACAGGCGTAGTGATTGATGTGGATGCTTCTTATGACTGCGACCTCGGCTTGGACGTTTTAGTTAATGGTGGCACTTGCGGTGGATGTAGCTTTAACATCACGGCCAATGGTATTGCGGTTACGAGCGGTTCTTTCCTGCCTAATGGTACCTATACAATTGTAGCTACTGATGTAAATGGTTGCACAGGCACACAATCCGGATTAGTAGTTGATTGTATTTCAACCGGTTGTACCGGTGTAGATATTGAGGTAACGGCTACGTATAATTGTGCTACCGGCTTAGTGGTATCTGCCACAGGTGGAGATGGTGAATATACTTTTAATTTAGAAAGTGGTGCTGTTTTGGCAAATGGTTCTTATACTATAGTAGCAACAGACGAAAATGGTTGTACTGGAAGTGTTGGATTAGATGTAGATTGTATTTCTTGTGTTGGAGTTACTATAGATGTTACTGCATCTTATGACTGCAATTCAGGATTATCAGTCAGTGCCTCTGGCGGAACGGGTTCGTTTACTTTTATGACCAATGGATTTTCAGTAGGCAATGGATCTTTCCTTCCCGATGGTGCATACATTATTACAGCTTTTGATGATAATGGTTGTGCAGGTAGTGCAACTATTACTGTATCAAGCATAAATTTAACCGTATCTTACAACTGCCTTACAGGACTTAGCATCAGTGCTACCGGTGGAACAGGCTCTTATAGTTTCTCGACTACCCAAGGTAGCTCAGTAGGTAATGGAACGATTTTAGCAAACGGCTTCTATCAGTTTAATGCTGTTGACGGAAACGGTTGTTCCGGAAACATTGCCGGCTTAACTGTTAACTGTGGTGGTACAGGCGGACCTTGCGATGGAGTTGATTTCCTTGTTGCTGCAACCTACGATTGTGAAAACGGTCTGTCTTTTACTTCTATAGGTAATGGCACTTCTCCTTACACTATTATAGCAGATGGTACAACACCGGTTACTGATGGTTCTTTCTTAGCTGATGGCACCCATACTTTTTCAGTTACAGATGCTAATGGTTGCTCTGGTTCATTCCCGGGTACAGTTACTGTTGATTGCGGCATTACACCCGGCCCATGCGATGGAGTAACTATCAGTGTTTCAGCTACATATAGCTGTGCTACCGGTTTATCAGTAAGTGCAAGTGGCGGAACAGGTCCATATAGCTTCGGGCCTTTAAATGGCACTTTCCTTCCCGAAGGAGTGTATATTATTTCTGCAACCGATGCCAATGGATGTTCAGGCACGACCGTATTAACAGTTGGAAATTGCAATCAAGCACCTGTTGCTAATCCGGATGCAATTGTTGCTTTAGAAGGAACTGCAACTGTAACTATAAATGTACTACCCAATGATAGTGATCCCGATGGCGATCCGATTTCATTAGTAAGTATTGATGGTGTTTCTCCTTCCGGAGCAGGTAGTGTAACAAACTTTACAGCAGGTGGTCAGGTAACATTTGCAATTACCCCCGGATTTACAGGTAATGTTGTCATATCATATACTATTCAGGATTCTAATGGCGCATCTGCTTCATCAACTATTACTGTGACGGTACAAAGTTGTGATGCGAACGCAGGTATCTTAAACAATTCATTTAATTTGTCTTGCGCCGATAGTTTGGGATTAGGAGGTTTTGACATAGCTGCAACAGGGTTTAACAATTCTGCAGGTTATTCGCAAAGCTATTTCATCGTTGATGGTGCCGGTAATATTTTAGCCATTTCTGCATCCGGCGATTTGACAAATATTCCTTCAGGAACTTATTCTGTCTATGCTGTTAACTATGCTGATGCAAGCGCACCAACTTTTGGTGTTGGCACAAATATAGCAGACCTTTTAGCCCAAAGCGGAGATGCTTGTTTTGATGTTTCAACTCCTGCAGAAGCTGTTGTTTTAACCCAGGTTACTTTAGATTGGGAAACATTCTGTGACCCAACTGTGGATGGTGGTTTCTTTGTTAGACTTATTGCAAACGGAGGTTTCCCTGCTTACGCTAATGTCGGTGGATATGGTACAAACTTGCCGCCTTACTTCATACCTTGGGATCCTATTCTTGGAGCAGGTGTATTGGTTTCAGGTCCTTTCCCCAACGGATTACCATGTTTCAAAGTAGATATCGTGAGCGATGGTTTCTTGTGTACTGTCGGAGATATTTTGGTTTGTCCTCCTGAACCTTGTGTAATTGAATGTACACCTGAGGCCGGTGATATGTCAGACGAATTACAACCTGTTTGTGATGGAGCTTCTGCTTCCGTTCTTTCAGTTGGTATAGAAATAGATGTTGAAGAAGTAGGATTTTATGTAGTACATACAGCCCCCGATCTTGGAGATGGCGATGTATTGGCTGTTTTTGCTGTTCCATTCAATGTTACCGATGCAGTTTCTATTGCATTAGCTGATGTTCCGGGAGCAACAACTAACACCGTATATTATGTAAGTGCTATTGTAGGTCAAAATGACTTTGACGGAGATGGACTTCCCGATTTAGGCGACATTTGTACAGATGTTTCTGACAGCACTCCCATCGTATTCTTAAATCCATTATTAGTAGATATTCAACCCATCTGTAATGATGATACACAGGAATACACTTTGGTGATAGCAGTGTCCGGTTCTTATCCCGAATTTGACCCCAGCGCACTTTATACAGTATTTGGCGATTTCAACGGTCAGATTTCAGAGTCTGTATTGGTAGCAGGTTATGCTTCAGGAAGTGAATATTTTATTGGTGTTACAGACGATGCAGGATGTTCTTATACCGAAAACAATTTGGTTACCTGTAAACCTACTCCAATTACCTTGCTCACTTTTGATGGTAAAGTTTTAGCAGAAGGAAATATGCTTAACTGGACAACAGCTACTGAAACTGATAATGATTTCTTTACTCTCAAACGTTCAGTAGATGGGGTTAACTTTAATGCTATTGGTACGGTTAAAGGTGTTGGTAACAGCATTATAGCAAATAGCTATGAATTCTTAGACAAAAATGCACCAAATGGACTTAGCTATTATGTCTTAGAGCAAACCGACTTCGATGGAACAACAACTATTGCTTCAGAAGTAATTACGCTTCGTCGCGATGCTGCTCCTTTTGGATTTGTAGATGTAGCTCCAATTCCAACTGCAAATACTTTGACTGTAAGCTATAACACAAGCCTGGGTGGTGAAGTGAAATTCGTAATCCATGATGTTGCAGGTCGTTTAATTTCAAGCCATATTGTTTTGGCTCAAAATGGGTTGAACAATGTTAGTTTTGATGTTTCAAACTATTCTGCAGGTGTTTACTTTATCACTATCAACAACGGTCTGAACGTTCAAACTACCAGATTCGTAAAAGAATAA
- a CDS encoding dipeptidase, whose product MQNTLKYSQENKERFLTELIELLKIPSVSADSKYKPDILKTAQFVADQLKVAGADHVELCETGGNPIVYGEKMIHPDLPTVLVYGHYDVQPPDPLELWSSPPFDPVVKDGKIYARGACDDKGQMYMHLKAFEAMMQTGTLPCNVKFMIEGEEEVGSENLAPFVKENTGKLRCDVILISDTSMIANDTPSITVGLRGLTYMEVEVTGPNRDLHSGTFGGAVGNPINVLCQMIASLHDENRHITIPGFYDDAVVINHEEQIAMNKRPFNLDEYKKYLEINDVQGEAGYSTIDRISIRPTLDVNGIWGGYTGEGAKTVLPSKAYAKISMRLVPNQKWDKIAELFTDHFLNIAPACVKVKVTPLHGGEAAVTPTDSIGYRAAAKALETTFGKSPIPTREGGSIPIVALFEETLKVKTVLLGFGLDTDAIHSPNEHFGLFNFYKGIETIPWFYKEFTKLWEEEEKPSK is encoded by the coding sequence ATGCAAAATACACTGAAGTATAGTCAGGAAAATAAAGAACGATTTTTAACCGAATTAATCGAATTGTTAAAAATACCATCGGTTAGTGCTGATAGCAAGTATAAACCTGATATTCTTAAAACCGCACAATTTGTAGCTGATCAACTAAAAGTTGCAGGAGCTGACCATGTTGAGTTATGTGAAACCGGTGGGAATCCTATTGTTTACGGGGAAAAAATGATACATCCGGATTTGCCTACGGTTTTAGTTTATGGACATTACGATGTTCAGCCTCCTGACCCGCTCGAATTATGGAGTTCTCCTCCGTTTGATCCGGTAGTTAAAGACGGAAAAATTTACGCAAGAGGAGCTTGTGACGACAAAGGGCAAATGTATATGCACCTAAAGGCATTTGAAGCTATGATGCAAACCGGTACTTTGCCTTGTAATGTAAAATTTATGATAGAAGGAGAGGAAGAAGTTGGTTCTGAAAACCTGGCTCCTTTTGTAAAGGAAAATACCGGTAAACTTCGCTGCGATGTTATTCTCATTTCAGACACCTCTATGATTGCCAACGATACTCCGAGTATCACTGTTGGTTTGAGAGGATTGACTTATATGGAAGTAGAAGTTACAGGTCCTAACCGCGATTTACATTCAGGCACTTTTGGGGGAGCAGTTGGCAATCCTATCAATGTTCTATGCCAAATGATTGCTTCACTGCATGACGAAAACCGGCATATCACAATTCCGGGTTTTTATGACGATGCAGTAGTCATCAATCATGAAGAACAAATTGCCATGAACAAACGTCCTTTTAATCTTGATGAATATAAAAAATATTTAGAAATTAATGATGTTCAGGGAGAGGCAGGTTATTCAACCATTGATAGAATTAGTATTCGTCCGACCTTAGATGTTAATGGGATTTGGGGTGGTTATACCGGTGAAGGGGCAAAAACAGTGCTGCCATCAAAGGCTTATGCTAAAATATCAATGAGATTGGTTCCCAATCAAAAATGGGATAAAATAGCTGAACTTTTTACTGATCATTTTCTGAACATAGCTCCCGCATGTGTAAAAGTTAAAGTTACCCCTCTTCATGGTGGCGAGGCTGCTGTAACGCCTACAGATTCGATTGGTTACAGAGCTGCTGCAAAAGCCCTTGAAACTACCTTTGGAAAATCACCTATTCCAACCCGTGAAGGAGGAAGCATACCTATTGTTGCTTTGTTTGAAGAAACGCTTAAAGTAAAAACCGTATTGCTTGGATTTGGATTGGATACAGATGCCATTCACTCTCCAAACGAGCATTTCGGGTTGTTCAATTTTTATAAAGGTATTGAAACAATCCCCTGGTTTTACAAAGAATTCACCAAATTATGGGAAGAAGAAGAAAAGCCTTCAAAGTAA
- a CDS encoding T9SS type A sorting domain-containing protein produces the protein MKAQSFNVTVDNVTLNCTSAPPQLTLTLYANSDVEYLVDNWNLFLYFNSLALSNLQVTIAPGFSGNYGNGVQVLDGITQFNAFWNGAANSQTESFSNLPNELATLTFDVLDGNLPSGLLFEATQTFGSDNNFQEFYTSNPDIFGGISLLCAVPVCQITDLQTGVQGICNPNTNTYTQEIVVTYQDSPASGQLSVNGQVFDITASPQTVTLTGLNADGALVSVNAFFTDDNACSLSSSDLFTAPANCIVVPVCAITSITAGAQSTCDPITNTYSQEITVTYENAPLGGSLMINGQSFAITGSPQTETLNGLVADGGNVTVMAAFTDDTACNSVVNDLFTAPANCEVIPFCAITSLTAGAQSTCDPITNTYSQEITVTYENAPLGGNLMINGQSFAITGSPQTETLNGLVADGGNVTVMAAFTDDTACNSVVNDLFTAPANCEVVLNCAITDITAGTQSICDPLTNTYTQEITVSYTDAPNTGDLVVNGQSFAVTGSPQTVTLNGLTADGLMVSVTASFSDDAGCNFAVDDLFTAPANCEVVLNCAITDITAGTQSACDPLTNTYTQEITITYEDAPASGDLMVNGQAYAIATSPQTVILTNLIADGATFSVSVFFSDNVGCAIVADDFITAPESCALPDPCEGVVIEVASAYTCLTGLFVSSSGGVEPYSFTANGTPVENDDILTNGTYTIVATDANGCSNAVDNVLTVNNLTTLLVDYNCESGILLNTVDGVAPFSFSLNGDPISDGELLDDGTYLIEASDDNGCNASLVLVVSCACAPDAGNMSTLLQTVCDGNLASALSEGLIVDTDSGEFGVYLVHTTADVNDGGIIGVFATPSDPAESITFAASDLNGAVNNTLYYITTVVGRTDEDSDGIPDLGDACTDISESQPVVFLDPLIVDIQPICDPFTFEYTLTISASGGYPAFDNGALYTVFGDMDDQFSSTIQSAPYPSDAAYLIGVSDGGGCAYSESRIIDCNPTPVSMLRFDGIVLPQGNLLSWTTATETNNDYFTLTRSADGINFTTVGIVKGAGTVSTSRSYELLDKNAPSGISYYRLVQTDFDGTTSLASGIIVLQRNVANLGFVEVSPIPAFNLLNITFNTGLSGEVEFAIYDLTGRKIEALSKIAQQGVNNLSIDVKNYASGIYFLSMNNGLDVQTIRFVKE, from the coding sequence GTGAAAGCTCAAAGTTTTAATGTGACAGTAGATAATGTAACATTAAACTGCACTTCTGCGCCTCCACAACTTACTCTAACTCTGTACGCTAATTCTGATGTGGAATATCTTGTGGACAATTGGAATTTGTTTTTGTATTTTAATTCACTTGCATTGTCGAACCTTCAGGTAACAATTGCACCAGGATTTAGCGGTAACTATGGAAACGGAGTACAAGTATTAGACGGAATAACCCAGTTTAATGCCTTTTGGAATGGAGCCGCCAATTCGCAAACCGAATCTTTTAGTAATCTTCCCAACGAGTTGGCAACCCTGACTTTTGATGTTTTGGATGGTAATTTGCCTTCTGGATTATTGTTTGAAGCAACTCAAACATTTGGTTCTGATAATAATTTTCAGGAATTTTATACTTCTAATCCGGATATTTTTGGAGGAATTTCTTTGCTTTGTGCCGTTCCGGTATGCCAAATTACAGACTTACAAACGGGAGTTCAAGGAATTTGTAACCCGAACACCAATACATACACTCAGGAGATTGTTGTAACATATCAGGACAGTCCGGCAAGCGGGCAGTTATCAGTTAACGGTCAGGTTTTTGATATTACTGCAAGTCCGCAAACTGTAACTTTGACCGGTTTAAATGCTGATGGAGCTTTGGTCAGTGTGAATGCCTTTTTTACTGATGATAACGCTTGTTCATTATCATCTTCAGATTTATTTACCGCACCTGCTAACTGCATAGTAGTACCGGTTTGTGCTATTACAAGTATTACAGCCGGTGCTCAAAGTACATGTGACCCTATAACAAACACCTACTCTCAGGAAATAACCGTTACTTATGAAAATGCACCTCTTGGAGGCAGCTTAATGATTAATGGTCAATCCTTTGCAATTACAGGAAGCCCCCAAACAGAAACACTAAACGGTTTGGTTGCTGATGGTGGAAATGTAACAGTGATGGCTGCTTTTACCGATGACACAGCTTGTAATAGTGTAGTAAATGACCTTTTTACAGCTCCAGCTAATTGTGAGGTGATTCCTTTTTGTGCTATTACCAGTTTAACAGCCGGTGCTCAAAGTACATGTGATCCTATTACAAACACCTACTCTCAGGAAATAACCGTTACTTATGAAAATGCACCTCTTGGAGGCAACTTAATGATTAATGGTCAATCATTTGCAATTACAGGAAGCCCTCAAACAGAAACACTTAATGGTTTGGTTGCTGATGGAGGAAATGTAACAGTTATGGCTGCTTTTACCGATGACACGGCTTGTAATAGTGTAGTAAATGACCTATTTACAGCACCGGCAAATTGCGAAGTTGTATTGAATTGTGCAATTACAGATATTACAGCCGGTACACAAAGCATTTGCGATCCATTAACTAACACTTATACTCAGGAAATTACGGTTTCTTATACAGATGCCCCCAATACCGGAGATTTAGTAGTAAATGGACAATCTTTTGCTGTTACAGGAAGTCCGCAAACAGTAACGTTAAACGGATTAACTGCTGATGGCTTGATGGTAAGTGTTACAGCATCATTTTCTGACGATGCAGGTTGTAATTTTGCAGTGGATGATTTATTTACAGCACCGGCAAATTGCGAAGTTGTATTGAATTGTGCAATTACAGATATTACAGCCGGTACACAAAGCGCTTGTGATCCATTAACCAATACCTATACTCAAGAAATAACGATTACATACGAAGATGCCCCTGCTTCCGGTGATTTAATGGTAAATGGCCAGGCTTATGCTATTGCTACAAGTCCCCAAACCGTTATACTTACCAATTTAATAGCCGACGGTGCAACTTTTAGTGTATCGGTATTCTTTTCAGATAATGTGGGATGTGCAATAGTTGCCGATGATTTCATAACTGCACCTGAAAGTTGTGCTTTGCCCGACCCCTGCGAAGGAGTTGTTATTGAAGTTGCTTCAGCATATACTTGTTTGACCGGATTGTTTGTTTCCTCATCCGGAGGTGTTGAGCCTTATTCATTTACAGCTAACGGTACCCCTGTTGAAAATGATGATATACTAACTAACGGAACTTACACAATTGTTGCCACTGATGCAAACGGTTGTTCCAATGCGGTAGATAATGTTTTAACAGTGAATAACCTGACCACACTTTTGGTTGACTATAATTGTGAATCGGGAATTCTTTTAAATACAGTTGATGGAGTAGCACCATTTTCATTTAGCTTAAATGGTGATCCGATTTCGGATGGAGAATTGTTGGATGATGGCACATATTTAATTGAAGCTTCTGATGATAATGGTTGTAATGCAAGCTTAGTATTGGTAGTATCATGTGCTTGTGCTCCTGATGCAGGAAATATGTCAACGTTATTGCAAACTGTTTGTGATGGTAATTTAGCCTCTGCGCTATCTGAAGGATTGATAGTAGATACTGATAGTGGTGAGTTTGGTGTTTATTTAGTTCATACAACTGCCGACGTTAATGATGGAGGTATAATTGGTGTATTTGCAACCCCATCTGATCCTGCCGAATCCATCACGTTTGCTGCTTCTGACTTGAACGGAGCAGTTAATAATACCTTATATTATATTACTACTGTTGTAGGTAGGACTGATGAGGATAGTGATGGAATTCCTGATCTTGGTGATGCCTGTACAGATATTTCAGAAAGTCAGCCTGTTGTGTTTTTAGACCCACTTATTGTGGACATTCAACCAATATGCGATCCGTTCACTTTTGAATATACGTTGACGATTTCAGCAAGTGGTGGATATCCTGCTTTTGACAATGGTGCTTTATATACTGTTTTCGGAGATATGGATGACCAATTTTCCTCAACAATTCAATCGGCACCTTACCCCTCAGATGCTGCTTATCTAATAGGTGTAAGCGATGGTGGTGGTTGTGCTTACAGTGAAAGCAGAATAATTGATTGTAACCCAACTCCTGTTTCGATGCTCCGTTTTGATGGCATTGTTTTGCCACAAGGAAACCTTCTTTCATGGACAACAGCCACTGAAACTAATAACGATTACTTTACCTTAACCCGTTCGGCAGATGGCATTAATTTTACCACTGTCGGGATAGTTAAAGGTGCAGGAACTGTGAGCACTTCACGTAGTTATGAACTTCTTGATAAAAATGCACCCTCAGGTATCAGCTATTACAGACTTGTTCAAACTGATTTTGACGGTACAACTTCACTTGCTTCCGGAATAATTGTTTTGCAACGCAATGTGGCAAATTTAGGTTTTGTAGAAGTATCGCCAATTCCGGCATTTAATCTGTTGAATATTACTTTTAACACAGGATTGTCTGGTGAAGTCGAATTTGCGATTTATGATTTAACAGGCCGTAAAATAGAAGCACTCAGCAAAATAGCTCAACAAGGGGTAAACAATTTAAGCATTGATGTGAAAAATTATGCTTCCGGAATTTATTTCCTGTCAATGAATAACGGACTTGATGTTCAAACCATCCGGTTTGTCAAAGAATAA